The Deinococcus sp. AJ005 genome includes a window with the following:
- a CDS encoding ABC transporter permease, whose product MASRTVALDRDRSGGLPGLGWLAFALGAGLLLAAVWNVWSFPLDGVPSARKALSLGLIVLGLGAGIYGLAALARRMTGVIPALLAAVLALVTVEGLLRAYGVPPGLIPTPTRVVTALYNSRTVLLGDARVTFVQEALLGYIAGVTAGILVALAAVRFPFLERGALPYAGLFASIPIVALAPVIVKAFGLEWPSKAIIVGITVFFPVVVNVVRGLQSANPLLLDLMQTYAVTPAASFRLVRVPSALPFLFNALKIGSTLALIGAIVGEFFGTTGQGLGFRIQIEAGRFNLDIVWAAIVIASVLGIAFYGVISWLEARFTGWHASRRQPR is encoded by the coding sequence GTGGCGAGCCGGACAGTCGCGCTAGACCGGGATAGATCGGGTGGGCTGCCAGGGCTGGGGTGGCTGGCATTCGCGCTGGGTGCAGGGCTGCTGCTGGCCGCCGTCTGGAATGTCTGGAGTTTCCCGCTGGACGGCGTGCCATCCGCGCGCAAGGCGCTGAGCCTGGGATTGATTGTGCTGGGACTGGGAGCAGGCATTTACGGTCTGGCCGCGCTGGCCCGCCGGATGACCGGGGTGATTCCCGCCCTCCTCGCCGCAGTGCTGGCATTGGTCACGGTGGAAGGGTTGCTGCGGGCCTACGGCGTTCCCCCCGGCCTGATTCCTACACCCACACGCGTCGTCACCGCCCTGTATAACTCACGCACCGTGCTGCTGGGCGACGCCCGCGTGACTTTCGTGCAGGAGGCGCTGCTTGGGTATATAGCGGGGGTGACGGCAGGCATTCTGGTGGCGCTGGCCGCTGTGCGTTTTCCGTTTCTGGAACGCGGGGCGCTGCCCTACGCCGGGCTGTTCGCCAGCATTCCCATCGTGGCGCTGGCCCCGGTGATCGTCAAGGCGTTCGGGCTGGAGTGGCCCAGCAAGGCGATTATCGTGGGCATCACGGTCTTTTTCCCCGTGGTAGTGAACGTGGTGCGCGGCCTCCAGAGCGCCAATCCGCTGCTGCTGGACCTGATGCAGACCTACGCGGTCACGCCTGCCGCTTCGTTCCGCCTCGTGCGGGTGCCGAGTGCACTGCCGTTTCTGTTCAATGCCCTGAAAATCGGTTCCACGCTGGCCCTGATCGGCGCGATTGTCGGTGAATTCTTCGGCACCACCGGGCAGGGGCTGGGCTTCCGTATCCAGATAGAGGCGGGCCGGTTCAATCTGGACATCGTGTGGGCCGCCATCGTGATCGCCTCGGTGCTGGGCATTGCTTTTTACGGGGTCATCTCCTGGCTGGAAGCCCGGTTCACGGGCTGGCACGCCAGCCGACGACAACCGAGGTAA
- a CDS encoding ABC transporter substrate-binding protein, which translates to MKKNVLTALTAALIASALGSAGAANVPVKMQLKWFPQAQFAGFFVAQAKGFYKAEGLDVTLLPIGDQSPIQTVATGAADFGTTWITDLLTARQQGLPVVHIAQLFQKSGYTLVALKSSNLTDPKQFAGKRVGVWPSGNEYPAVALLKKYGLTTSLDSTVANPSVQAVTYPFDPSLVFPDKVDLVSAMTYNEIDQIVGLGYSLDKLKIFNTSDYGVNLLEDLMFTTQKTLDNKNFKNSGMSGEEVAARLVRATIKGWNYAVANQKEAVQTVLINCGNTCKGSGTRASAAGHQTWQMTEVAKLYRAGQTLKGNAGLLDRATYDANVKQLMELGILKSAPSTGAVNYKVWEMATGKKAK; encoded by the coding sequence ATGAAGAAAAACGTCCTGACCGCCCTGACCGCCGCCCTCATCGCCTCAGCCCTGGGTTCGGCGGGCGCGGCCAATGTTCCGGTGAAAATGCAGCTCAAGTGGTTTCCACAGGCGCAGTTCGCGGGGTTCTTCGTGGCGCAGGCCAAAGGTTTTTACAAGGCTGAGGGGCTAGACGTGACCTTGCTGCCCATCGGGGATCAGTCGCCCATTCAGACCGTGGCGACGGGGGCCGCCGATTTCGGGACCACCTGGATTACCGATCTGCTGACCGCCCGCCAGCAGGGGTTGCCCGTGGTGCATATCGCGCAACTGTTCCAGAAGAGCGGCTATACCCTCGTCGCGCTGAAAAGCAGCAACCTGACCGATCCCAAGCAATTCGCGGGCAAGCGCGTCGGCGTGTGGCCCAGTGGCAACGAATACCCGGCGGTGGCGCTGCTCAAGAAGTACGGTCTGACCACCAGCCTGGACAGCACCGTGGCCAATCCCAGCGTGCAGGCCGTCACCTATCCCTTTGACCCCAGCCTCGTTTTCCCCGACAAGGTGGATCTGGTGTCGGCCATGACCTACAACGAGATTGACCAGATCGTGGGCCTGGGCTACTCGCTGGACAAGCTCAAGATCTTCAACACCAGCGATTACGGCGTCAACCTGCTGGAAGACCTGATGTTCACCACACAGAAAACGCTGGACAATAAAAACTTCAAAAACAGCGGCATGAGTGGGGAGGAAGTCGCCGCCAGACTGGTCCGCGCCACCATCAAGGGCTGGAATTACGCGGTGGCCAACCAGAAGGAAGCCGTCCAGACCGTGCTGATCAACTGCGGCAACACCTGCAAGGGTTCGGGCACCCGCGCCAGCGCCGCCGGGCACCAGACCTGGCAGATGACCGAGGTGGCCAAGCTGTACCGGGCCGGACAGACCCTCAAAGGCAACGCTGGACTGCTGGATAGGGCCACTTACGACGCCAACGTGAAGCAATTGATGGAGTTGGGCATCCTGAAATCCGCCCCCAGCACCGGGGCCGTGAATTACAAGGTGTGGGAGATGGCGACGGGCAAGAAGGCGAAGTAA
- a CDS encoding alpha/beta fold hydrolase, translated as MTSWPVQEGVFELGDWNAERGGVIRDARLAWQTHGTLNAARDNVIVYPTSYTATHDGQSWAIDPDGILDPTRWFIVIPDMFSNGLSSGAANTPNYPEVVTVRDNVLAQERLLREVFGVTHLAAAYGFSMGAMQAYHWAALFPERVEHAFVVCGSARTAPHNKVFLSGLLRTLEAAPEYVGGGQFSAVPHASLRAFGHIYAGWGLSQDFYRQDLFRTVLGAPDLETYLQTDWEASFGARDAANLYAQALTWFHGDISANDLYGGDLTAALGAIQAQVLLLPSETDLYFRVADNAAELEWLKRGELRPIPSVWGHRAGSPAGLPEELAFLKAAVRGALAK; from the coding sequence ATGACCTCCTGGCCCGTGCAGGAGGGTGTGTTTGAGCTGGGCGACTGGAATGCCGAGCGCGGCGGCGTGATCCGGGACGCCCGACTGGCGTGGCAGACCCACGGCACACTGAATGCGGCGCGCGACAATGTGATCGTGTACCCGACGAGCTACACGGCCACGCATGACGGCCAGAGCTGGGCCATCGACCCGGACGGCATTCTGGACCCGACGCGGTGGTTCATCGTCATTCCCGATATGTTCTCCAACGGCCTATCGTCGGGCGCGGCCAATACGCCGAACTACCCGGAAGTGGTGACCGTGCGCGACAACGTGCTGGCGCAGGAGCGGCTGCTGCGTGAGGTCTTTGGGGTCACGCATCTAGCCGCCGCCTACGGTTTCTCTATGGGAGCCATGCAGGCGTATCACTGGGCCGCACTGTTCCCGGAGCGTGTGGAACATGCCTTTGTGGTGTGTGGCAGCGCCCGAACTGCCCCCCATAACAAGGTGTTTCTGTCCGGCCTGTTGCGGACACTGGAGGCCGCGCCGGAATACGTGGGCGGCGGCCAGTTCAGCGCCGTGCCGCACGCCTCGCTGCGGGCTTTCGGGCACATTTACGCGGGCTGGGGCCTGAGCCAGGACTTCTACCGCCAGGACTTGTTTCGCACCGTCCTGGGTGCGCCCGATCTGGAAACCTACCTGCAAACCGACTGGGAGGCGAGTTTTGGTGCCCGAGACGCCGCCAACCTGTATGCCCAGGCGCTGACGTGGTTTCACGGGGATATCAGCGCCAATGACCTCTACGGCGGTGACCTCACGGCGGCGCTGGGGGCCATTCAGGCACAGGTGCTGCTGCTGCCCAGTGAAACCGATCTGTATTTCCGGGTGGCCGACAACGCCGCCGAGCTGGAATGGCTGAAGCGCGGCGAGTTGCGGCCCATTCCCTCCGTTTGGGGCCACCGGGCGGGCAGCCCCGCCGGACTGCCGGAGGAACTGGCCTTTTTAAAGGCAGCGGTGCGCGGCGCGTTGGCCAAATAG